A region of Egibacteraceae bacterium DNA encodes the following proteins:
- a CDS encoding ATP-binding protein encodes MTTSGCCPFPPKPPKGLYRLVGAAYEKRSVAISSNLHPSGFDDIMPKTLAGATVDRLLHHAHLCHTTGDSVRLAQATSGQGVKPLT; translated from the coding sequence TTGACGACATCGGGCTGCTGCCCGTTCCCACCGAAGCCGCCGAAGGGCCTCTACCGCCTCGTCGGCGCCGCCTACGAGAAACGCTCCGTGGCCATCAGCTCCAACCTCCACCCCAGCGGCTTCGACGACATCATGCCCAAGACCCTCGCCGGCGCCACCGTGGACCGGCTCCTCCACCACGCCCACCTGTGCCACACCACCGGCGACAGCGTCCGCCTCGCCCAAGCCACCAGCGGCCAGGGGGTGAAGCCCCTGACCTGA